Proteins from a genomic interval of Helicoverpa zea isolate HzStark_Cry1AcR chromosome 31, ilHelZeax1.1, whole genome shotgun sequence:
- the LOC124645242 gene encoding uncharacterized protein LOC124645242, with product MNTTNRGVARRFCYDDETGEIVTYDVNEETGELLLANKSPPLDVRQPVEAPEPEAKYMKFPRGYMSKTKKFQSLKANIIAGSNQISHRLLLIPSVMVFSGLFCVILMMLEIFLHVRCHKKNKSLKDPNLYYRSPFHVVTSTFCGVCRDCDTASKIGQLQDQRRNRYGYIRGLTI from the coding sequence ATGAATACAACAAACAGAGGTGTTGCGCGGAGGTTTTGCTATGATGACGAAACTGGGGAAATTGTTACATACGACGTGAACGAGGAGACTGGCGAGTTGCTACTAGCTAACAAGTCACCACCGCTGGACGTGCGACAGCCTGTAGAAGCACCGGAACCGGAGGCCAAGTATATGAAGTTCCCCCGCGGCTACATGAGCAAGACTAAGAAGTTCCAATCTCTGAAAGCTAACATTATTGCTGGTTCCAATCAAATCAGCCACCGATTGCTGTTAATACCCTCCGTGATGGTATTCTCAGGCCTTTTCTGCGTTATTCTCATGATGCTGGAGATCTTTCTGCATGTCCGCTGCCACAAAAAGaataaatcacttaaagatCCCAATTTGTATTACCGAAGCCCATTTCATGTAGTCACGAGCACATTCTGTGGCGTTTGCAGGGATTGTGACACTGCATCTAAAATCGGTCAGCTACAAGACCAGAGACGTAACCGTTATGGTTACATTAGGGGTCtaacaatttaa
- the LOC124645239 gene encoding serine/threonine-protein kinase prp4, with amino-acid sequence MGKEKKAETESANGDAVYDDSKKKKKSKKHKKHKRDDTTVDKTIKRKKKTKKEKHKSPKQESETSLSDVEELIQKSGRQQINKRPPIVISKAKNGDASHKGHSKTTYVRKVEDQETLEIISSNSETENYQEDCASPELTLIEDDLNLEDLMKQKELLQARLVAYYSEKSDDESKDDKYNEVTCINDDTRSPILKRPRKDKDHDHRRSSKHKSSKDRSSERDKYKPKRQEEDLREIINRESRKEMERRLEEREYREKKEKERRKLEEKEREKRRERDREREIRERERERDREKERRSIEQRRRGDSRGDLLKITRRSRDRSPRNARREHRHVDRERRSREHQTGRWEKQSRSDHRSNKNTSNEVAQIVPSSSDEELNISINTDDEEETEEQIIERRRKQREQLMKRLGGENTDPKPKPDETPITSPPPKPEHKTDVQTKTSIRVGSDTPEVRVTNKDSVDTKDKKSAKEPKPDKPSTEFIKNAQNESKSEIKLEKSIKSGEWDMFADQDNFDSVDTPTAGKPKSKNAAENPSLTDNWDDAEGYYRVRIGEMLDNRYTVYGYTGQGVFSNVVRARDQARNNSDVAVKIIRNNEIMHKTGLRELEILKRLNDADPEDKFHCLRLFRHFFHKRHLCMVMEPLSMNLREVLKKYGKNSGIHIKAVRSYTQQMLLALKLLKKTGILHADIKPDNILVNENKLMLKLCDFGAAGHVSDNEITPYLVSRFYRSPEIILGVPYDHGIDMWSTACTIYELSTGKIMFSGKSNNEMLKYFMDLKGKIPNKIIKKGYFKEQHFDANCNFLYHELDKITEREKVVIISSIKPTRDLQAELAPPHHRLPTPEAKKITQLKDLLERMLMLDPAKRASVNHCLAHPFIQEKI; translated from the exons ATGGGAAAAGA AAAGAAAGCAGAGACGGAGTCTGCGAATGGCGACGCTGTGTACGACGACagtaaaaagaagaagaagagcaAGAAGCACAAAAAACACAAGCGCGACGACACCACAGTCGATAAAACGAtcaaaaggaaaaagaaaaccAAGAAGGAAAAACATAAGAGCCCTAAACAAGAAAGTGAAACTTCTCTATCAGACGTAGAGGAGCTGATACAGAAATCGGGACGACAGCAGATCAATAAAAGACCTCCAATCGTAATATCTAAAGCCAAAAATGGTGACGCATCTCACAAGGGTCATAGTAAAACTACCTACGTTAGGAAAGTGGAAGACCAAGAAACTTTAGAGATTATTTCTTCTAACTCCGAGACTGAAAATTATCAAGAAGACTGCGCAAGTCCAGAGCTAACGCTTATTGAAGATGACTTAAACCTTGAAGACCTCATGAAGCAAAAGGAGTTACTACAAGCTCGTCTCGTCGCTTATTACTCAGAGAAAAGTGACGATGAATCAAAAGATGACAAATATAACGAAGTCACATGTATAAACGATGATACTagatcacccattcttaaaaggCCAAGGAAAGATAAAGATCACGACCATAGAAGGAGCAGTAAACACAAATCGAGCAAAGATCGGTCATCTGAGAGAGACAAATATAAACCCAAGAGACAAGAAGAAGATTTAAGAGAGATAATTAATAGAGAAAGTAGAAAAGAAATGGAACGGCGACTAGAAGAAAGGGAGTATAGAGAAAAAAAGGAGAAGGAGCGTCGGAAATTAGAAGAGAAGGAACGGGAAAAGAGAAGAGAACGAGATAGAGAAAGAGAAATCAGGGAGCGTGAAAGGGAGCGAGATAGAGAAAAAGAACGGCGATCTATAGAACAGCGGAGAAGAGGGGATAGCAGGGGAGACCTGTTGAAAATAACGCGGAGGTCACGAGACCGTTCGCCGAGGAATGCGCGCCGCGAACATAGGCACGTGGATCGCGAGCGACGTTCCCGAGAGCATCAAACGGGCAGGTGGGAGAAGCAGTCGCGGTCCGACCACAGGTCTAATAAG aaCACGTCCAATGAGGTAGCTCAAATAGTGCCAAGCTCTAGCGATGAGGAACTCAACATATCTATTAACACTGATGATGAAGAGGAAACTGAAGAACAGATCATTGAAAGGCGGCGGAAGCAAAGAGAACAGCTTATGAAG CGTCTCGGTGGTGAGAACACAGACCCCAAACCGAAACCTGATGAGACCCCAATAACATCACCCCCACCAAAACCTGAGCATAAAACTGACGTGCAAACCAAGACCAGCATCAGAGTTGGTTCCGATACTCCAGAGGTTCGAGTAACGAACAAAGACTCCGTGGATACCAAAGATAAGAAGAGCGCCAAGGAACCGAAACCAGATAAACCTTCAACCGAGTTCATAAAGAACGCACAAAATGAATCGAAGTCCGAAATTAAATTGGAGAAGTCAATTAAAAGCGGGGAGTGGGATATGTTTGCTGATCAAGACAACTTTGACAGTGTTGAT ACACCTACAGCCGGTAAACCGAAGAGTAAAAATGCAGCAGAAAACCCATCATTGACTGACAATTGGGATGATGCTGAAGGATATTATAG AGTACGCATCGGTGAGATGCTGGATAACCGATACACGGTGTATGGTTACACGGGACAGGGGGTGTTCTCCAACGTGGTTCGCGCGAGGGACCAAGCGCGGAACAACAGCGATGTGGCCGTCAAGATCATTAGAAATAATGAGATCAT GCACAAGACCGGTCTTCGGGAGTTAGAAATCCTGAAGCGACTGAACGACGCGGATCCCGAAGACAAGTTCCACTGTCTGCGCCTATTCCGTCACTTCTTCCACAAGAGACACTTATGTATGGTCATGGAACCTCTCAGTATGAATCTACGAGAAGTTCTGAAGAAATATGGCAAGAATAGCGGAATTCACATCAAAGCTGTACGCAGCTACACTCAGCAGATGCTTTTAGCACtaaagttattgaaaaaaaccggtATATTGCATGCAG ATATAAAACCGGATAACATTCTTGTAAACGAGAACAAATTGATGTTAAAACTGTGTGACTTTGGCGCGGCCGGCCACGTATCTGACAATGAAATCACGCCCTATCTCGTCTCAAGATTTTACAGATCTCCTGAAATTATACTAGGAGTCCCGTACGACCATGGCATAGATATGTGGTCAACTGCATGCACCATATACGAACTGTCCACGGGAAAAATCATGTTTAGTGGAAAATCAAATAacgaaatgttaaaatattttatggaccTTAAGGGGAAGATACCAAATAAGATAATCAAAAAAGGCTATTTTAAGGAACAACATTTTGATGCTAATTGTAActttttatatcatgaactgGATAAGATTACTGAAAGG GAAAAAGTAGTTATAATTTCAAGTATAAAACCGACGAGGGACCTTCAAGCCGAACTCGCCCCACCACATCACCGCCTGCCGACTCCCGAAGCCAAAAAGATCACACAGTTAAAGGATTTACTCGAACGCATGCTCATGTTAGATCCCGCTAAGAGAGCCTCGGTCAACCACTGCCTCGCACATCCGTTTATACAAGAGAAAATCTAA